The following coding sequences lie in one Heyndrickxia oleronia genomic window:
- the glmU gene encoding bifunctional UDP-N-acetylglucosamine diphosphorylase/glucosamine-1-phosphate N-acetyltransferase GlmU, with protein MTNRFAVVLAAGQGTRMKSKLYKVLHPVCGKPMVEHVVDQIGKLHVNKMVTIIGHGAELVKAKLDGKTSFALQEQQLGTAHAVMQADSELANEKGVTLVVCGDTPLIQAETMEALMKHHVEQKAKATILTAYTDQPEGYGRIIRNDEGFVERIVEHKDATEEERTINEINTGVFCFDNKELFKALKQVSNDNAQGEYYLPDVIEILKAQGEVISAYQTKDMDETLGVNDRIALSKAEKIMRKRINEHHMRNGVSLIDPEQTYIETDVVIGEDTVIYPGVFISGETQIGEDCIIGPNSEIKDCVIGHQTTIRQSVTHNSLIGSKVQVGPFAHIRPDSKIEDEVKIGNFVEIKKTHFGKGSKASHLSYIGDAEVGSNVNIGCGSITVNYDGKNKYLTKIEDDVFIGCNSNLVAPVTIGKSAYIAAGSTITEDVPGEALSIARARQVNKENYVNKLKHNQ; from the coding sequence ATGACTAATCGATTTGCTGTTGTTTTAGCTGCAGGCCAAGGAACTCGCATGAAGTCAAAGCTTTATAAGGTACTTCATCCTGTATGTGGAAAGCCAATGGTTGAACATGTAGTCGATCAAATTGGGAAACTACATGTCAATAAAATGGTGACAATTATCGGTCACGGAGCTGAATTAGTAAAAGCTAAATTAGATGGGAAAACATCTTTTGCGTTACAAGAACAACAACTTGGAACGGCTCACGCGGTGATGCAAGCCGATAGTGAATTGGCCAATGAAAAGGGAGTTACACTGGTAGTATGTGGTGATACACCTCTGATTCAAGCTGAGACAATGGAAGCGCTAATGAAACATCATGTCGAACAAAAGGCAAAGGCAACTATTTTAACAGCATACACAGATCAACCAGAAGGATACGGGCGTATCATTCGAAATGATGAAGGATTTGTTGAGAGAATCGTTGAACATAAAGATGCGACTGAAGAAGAAAGAACGATAAACGAAATAAATACAGGCGTATTCTGTTTTGACAATAAAGAATTATTTAAAGCATTAAAGCAAGTCTCTAATGATAATGCACAAGGTGAATATTATTTACCAGACGTTATTGAAATATTAAAAGCACAAGGTGAAGTAATTTCAGCCTATCAAACAAAAGATATGGATGAAACATTAGGCGTGAATGATCGAATTGCACTTTCGAAAGCAGAAAAGATAATGAGAAAGCGCATTAATGAACACCATATGAGAAATGGTGTTTCCCTTATTGACCCGGAACAAACCTATATTGAAACGGATGTAGTAATTGGGGAAGATACAGTTATTTATCCTGGTGTATTTATTTCAGGAGAGACCCAAATTGGCGAAGATTGTATTATAGGCCCAAATTCAGAAATTAAAGACTGCGTAATTGGTCATCAAACTACTATACGACAATCGGTCACGCATAATAGCTTGATTGGGTCAAAAGTTCAAGTTGGTCCATTCGCACATATTCGACCAGATTCAAAAATTGAAGATGAAGTGAAGATTGGTAATTTCGTGGAAATTAAGAAGACCCATTTCGGTAAAGGAAGTAAGGCATCTCACTTAAGTTATATTGGAGATGCAGAAGTTGGATCTAATGTAAATATTGGATGTGGCTCTATTACTGTGAACTATGATGGGAAAAATAAATATTTAACTAAAATAGAAGATGATGTGTTCATAGGATGTAATTCTAATTTAGTAGCCCCTGTGACAATTGGAAAAAGTGCTTATATAGCAGCAGGCTCTACGATTACAGAGGACGTTCCAGGCGAAGCATTATCTATTGCACGTGCACGACAAGTGAATAAAGAAAACTATGTAAATAAACTAAAACACAATCAATAA